The sequence below is a genomic window from Lolium perenne isolate Kyuss_39 chromosome 7, Kyuss_2.0, whole genome shotgun sequence.
TATTGTCGCTCCTTCAAATTTGTGACCCGCTTTCAATTTCCCTATCAGCACATCGACAACCCTTTGACACTAGATGTGATTTGCATGTTGTGTTGTTAAGACAGTTTGGCCCACCTCTTGTCGGTTTGCTACTCCCACCATCTAATCTAATGTGCCGAGCTTGGAGCGTAAGTAACATCTGTATTTTTTTTGTCATTCTTATAGTGTAACTAACAGATACTACTAATTTCCATGTGAAAAGAATTGTATGCAATATATACACCATAAAGTAAAAAAAGAAAAGCATTAGGAGAATGTGTGCAAGCATGTTTAACACGCATGCCCCTTGAAAGCACATGTAGTCAAATCGTGTAAAAAAGAGAGCATGATTGGACCATCGACAAACGAAATATATTCACTGAAATAACTAATGACACCATGACATTATCGTAAGGCGTGCAGCTAGCTATTAGcaataggtttaggtttaggtttagctgATGCTGGCTGTCATGTTTTCTGCAGGCATGGGTGATGGTTTGGTTTCAGTACAGTAGGTCAGTGGGCACGTCTCGTGGTGCAATCCCCAGACATGAAACCCGAAATGTTGGTGCGTGGCAAATTATTTTGTGAGGCCCTAGTTAGTCGCCATCCCGTCGTAAAGAAAAGAAGACAGAGCCTTTTCCccgttcttttgttttttttttttttgcttttttttctttttttttgcttctttttttttctttttttttcagagGGAAGTCAATGGACCAGGGAGATCGGCAGGCTGGCAGCACGGGCCAGCAGAGAACGACCGGGCGACGGCCTGGCAGGAGGCGTACGGGGGCACGCGGAGATCGAGCGGAGGGAGGCCTGGCGATCGACGACCTGGCGGGCGGACTCGATCTCCTGGCGGGAGGCGGGCTCGATCGAAGCGTGGGAGACGGGGCGATCAGCACGGGCCAGCAGAGAACGACCGGGCGACGGCCTGGCGGGCGACGGCCTGGCAGGAGGCGTACGGGGGCACGCGGAGATCGAGCGGAGGGAGGCCTGGCGATCGACGATCTGGCGGGCGGGCTCGATCTCCTGGCGGGAGGCGGGGGCGGGGATCGAAGAGCAGCAGAGGCAGCCTCGCGCGGGCGGACCGGGAATCGGGCGGCGCTGTGTCGGGGACGGCCTCGCGCGGGCGGGGCAGGGAATCGAAGCAGGAGAGACTCGCGCGGGCGGGGGACTTGGAGATCGAAGGCAGAGAAGGCAGAGATCGAAGGAGATCGAACCAGCAGACCAGGCAGGGGCGGCCTCGAGATCGATTAGGAGGGACGAACGCGCGACGGAACAAGCAACGTCGGCCGGGCAGGATcaattttgctctgataccatgttagggcactatacttgttgtattaccagggggccaaatgccacaatatatagtacatgtacaggtgcacatatgcagaaagccccctaacatatgaggAAACTACaaaatacagatatatacatctaacagcgCGTGCTATATATATAACCCAAAGCCCAACAATGCTACACGTACGAAATGATCTTACGGAATTTCATACGGACGCGGTCATGGCATCCCTCAATCGAAAATGCTAGACTTACGGACAAAATCTGCTACGGACAGACTTAGGcccacttcttttgggcttctccGGTGGCTTCTGGGAGAAGCTTCTCCCCACCAGTTTCTCCCAGAAGCCCGGATCCTAAAACTTTTCTGGCTTATATTCTAGTTTGGGCTAAATAAGATTATAAGCTAGAACATATTTGAGGTTTGGGCTTCTGGGAGAAGTTGGTGGGGAGAAGCTTCTTCCAGAAGCCGCTGAAGAAGCCGAAAAGAAGTGGCCCTTACAGGCTGATGTGGCAATCGGCCATGAATCTGGAAGCGGAAAAATCGGACCTACTGCTGTGGACTCTCCAATCGTGGTGAATCAGGTCACCTCCGTAAGACTGATCCGTAAACAAATTTTGTAGGTGTAGCATTACTGTCCCTCAATTGGTCCAAACAGAAGCAGTTGGGTCCGCACGTTCAACACACAACCAAGCAAAATCAGACACGTATGTCCGTAAGTAAGCTTCCGTAACAACTTGTCCGTAGACATAGTATTATTGCCCAAAGCCTTCCGAAAGAATGAAACAGGCGTGAAGACGCAACGCACCCACCGACCCACCCACCAAACAAACACCATGGACGCGCCCACCGCCAAGCGCAAGCGGCCCGCCACCGAGGAGGTGTCCGACGCCGAGGTGGAGGAGTTCTCCGCCATCTTGCGCCGCATGCGCGACGCCACCTGCCGCTTCGTCTCGCGCAGCAGCGCAGGGGCACGTGCTCCATCGTCGTGGCGCCCAAGCTTCTGGGAGGACCTGGCGCCAGCAGCACAGCCAGCACCGACACAGCCACAGCGGCCATCCGTGGACGCGCGTCTCACCGAGGACGCCAAGCCACCGCCACGGCCCTCAGGCGTCTTCCTCGACCTGAACGCCGAGCCGGAGCCTGAGGCACCGGCCATGCCGTGACCAGAGCGCGTCTCCGCCTAGACCCCGCGGCGTACTTACTGATGATGATCCGGTAATTACTGCAGTAGCACATTGCTGGTGTTAGTTAGTAGCCCTACTCTTGTAATCTCTGAAAATAACTATTAACACGGTCCATCACAGTGAAAGGTTCAGTGCTAAGATCGAACAGTATATGTGTCCAAGATAATGTTTCCTCATCGTCTATCCCCGCAAAAATAGATAAAAAGAATCTAAACGTGGTGTTTATATATTGAGCACCACATAATAAGTCCGCGAGTACGTATTTACTGTCGACCAAAAAAGATTGCAAAGTCATTAGGTTTGGTTTGATCTCCCGATCGACTCACATTTTATGAAAGCGTCACGAACCACTCCTGGCCTATTTTCCTTGTCTAGGACAGCCTGCTTTATTCGTAGTACAAGTACGGCCAGTGAATTACCGGATCGAGTAAGACTCAAACAGAGGGCGAGGACCGTTGTGCAGGATTGCAGGTAATGTAGCGTAACTAGGCCATGTTAAGCTGTGGAGTAGTGGTATGAATTATGTGGGTGATGGTGGACAAACAATTAAAGGCAGCGGGCAAGTTATTTTGTTTGAACAATTCACTGATTTATTGATTGATAATCATCAACAATAGTAGTAAGAGCTTTAAAAGTAAaggaaaaataaaaatagattttcGGACCAAAGCACTTGAGCGAGGCAAAGGCGCGTCAACGCAGCGATTCTACATAGTCGTGGGGGTCCCTAGCTTATCCAATGACCAGCATTATTTCAAGATTCGTGCTAGTCCTTTTGCAATTTTGACCAGTACCTTGTGCACAATCACACCCCTATagacgcgaagatggacatgtACATCTCGTTCATGTACCAGAGTGCTCCACTCCACGCCTTCACCCTCCTCGTCTCGTCCCCTCTCTGTTCATATTTGTTGGATTTTTGTATCCGAATTTTTATGGATCTGAACTTCCGGTTTATGTTTGTGTTTGATAATGACGCTTGTTTCTGTATGGTTTCCTAATCCATCCTTTGTGCTTGCATCTATAAATGATTCTTGCATGCAAAGTGAAATCTTTTTGTTCTGCGCGTAATGGATTTAGAAGGTTGCACTATTTCAGATACTATTAGGTTTGTGGAGAATTTATTGCACTTTGAGGTACCGAATATATTTCCTGTGATATAAAGTTGACATCTGGAACTGGTAACCCGATgtcgagatgggcttggaagatttgcGCCTAAAGGAAACGAACTGCTAAAAAGGAGGTCCAACTAAAGTAATGGAAAATGGCTAACAAAAGAAATATGTATTAATTATGTACTAGTTGATCTAATGAATCTGTACTCTTGTCGATGGGTTCATGCGGCATGGGAAGGAGTAGCAGCCCAGGAATCTCACGGCAAATATTCGGTAGATTAAGGTTGTTTTCATATTGAACAGAATAATATACTAGAGGAGTTTTTTGCAAAGTGCACAACAGGGTGCTCAAAGCATAAATGGACGCTCAAAGATAAGCCAGGGACACCCACATATATGTAGAGTAGGATTTCCGAAAGGCGCGTTGCCATCCTCGCTCTTTCATCACTGTAACTGGACAAAACTTATCGTAATAGACAGATGGAAAGTCGAAAGTCACCGTGCTAAAGTTCCAACGCACCGGAGTAGCAAATATATATAGCCAAATATGAAAACTATATCGAAAGAGCTAGACTTGCAACCACGcacaccgccagagaagggatagTTAGGGCAGAGAATATTCCAACTTTAGAACTTAGCCGTAGTccctgttggataattaggcacaatttccatgattaattccagaatattaagcatgacgacagtaactactaacatgtgaaactcgaacatactagatgtagtgatcaacatgaacagtagcatagcaaacagtacaacatccatcgctaaacagatcgagatatgtcgcacgtaccgatctggtggaggtggcggtggaggtgtagcagatgatgtcgctgcagtaacgttgttgatgacaacgttgttgacgacggggaagacgggtcgaagtagatggcgttgaagacgacggtaggcagcaccgcccgacttggacggaaggcgacccgtgatgaagaacttgagcagtcgcgcagagcgcttcccaaaaacctaattcgccctctcccgtacaggatcgcaaggacgagtggttccggagacctgctctcccgttcgccgatgcacgtcggcgcgcgggatggagtaggctacgatggcggcgcaagcagagagaggtggaaaccctaactcgtgtattggatgtgtttctgcggtagccgggcaagagattatataggctcgggaaaccctaggcaacgtgggccacacccacgtcgcacgaacgtttcgagtcggttacagatagcccacgatccgggagcgacccgaaccgactaactgcgacgcgtccgtctaggactctgttcgttttcctgagctgcaaaaagtaaggaaagtctcggctcgaggctcaatccacttaccacgagcgcggcgcgcgtcgtgacgtgtcgagtcgagacgagacgagcgagcgaggaggaggagcgcgcgtgtagcactcctattctcactcacttactagtggtggaacaacccaccttataaggtggtgtaacttcctcccaactttccatgtgggactaaacttcccacctcttgccactccctagtgagctgccaccaacttgggctcaaactcacaaggctgccactatgtgggctttgagatttataggaaaaaaactgaaatctaatttgggccactaaaaatgggcccaatatttcaacaatcccccaccagatctcaaatccccatttagagatttaccaatactcgctgcttgtttatataccagtgtttcagcggagactgttaagttgaacttccgcctagaactttaagctacatccactcacacttgaacaatggactaagccttgaattgcaagttttgcgtgaacagggtttcactcaaagtcatgaccagtacatggctgccagtagcctaccccgcgggtgaagcatatgcgtcatacttcgtggtctcttcatgagtttactagagatcacccaaatctcatagattgcgacgtttaacaatcggactcatataggtgtgttatttcaagaatgctctgtaggacaacatctttgctaaaatagccaacataaacacattaaggcttgttgccaacctgccttacaacaactgagagttgtgcatcttcacatagagagggttacataatactctcctcaattaaaccactagtttgttcttcccaggtcctaattcacgggatctccgatcacaaaggttgggttaccactatggcgtaacatcaacgggtctcaaacccatctccctcgatgcactttctatcacattacgtgatagtccctttgtaaagggatctgccaggtttttgtctgtttgaatatatgtaacagttattactccggagtttcgcatttTCCtgccagacttcaaacgtctcttgacgtgtcttgatgacttcgcgttatccttagaattgttcactttgacaattacagtttgattgtcacaattcaaaaggattgccggaacaggtttttcaaccacaggcaagtccatcaagagctcacgcaaccattctgattcaacagtggttgtgtctagagcagtaagttctgcttccatagttgacctcgtcaatatggtttgcttacaagatctccatgacactgcgccacctccaaaggtaaatacatacccacttgtggcatacagatcagctacatctgagatccaattcgaatcactatatccttcaagcacagctgggtgccctgaatagtgaatcccataactcattgtaccacataggtagcgcatgaccctaacaagtgcatgccaatgatcagtacccgggtttgacatgaacctactcaacttgctaacagcaaaagagatgtcgggtctagtcgcgctcgctaagtacatg
It includes:
- the LOC127315921 gene encoding protein NEGATIVE REGULATOR OF RESISTANCE-like, which translates into the protein MDAPTAKRKRPATEEVSDAEVEEFSAILRRMRDATCRFVSRSSAGARAPSSWRPSFWEDLAPAAQPAPTQPQRPSVDARLTEDAKPPPRPSGVFLDLNAEPEPEAPAMP